GTCGATGAGATTGCCATGGAGAACGGTTTGCGTTTCCGTATCGATTGGCTGAAAGGGCAAAAGACCGGTTTTTTCGTCGATCAACGGGAAAACCGCGCACTATTGGAATATTATGCGAAAGGCCGCCATGTGCTGAATATGTTCTGTTATACGGGAGGTTTTTCAGTATATGCCCTGCGGGGAGGTGCTGCTTCGGTGATGTCGGTCGACAGTTCCGCGAAAGCGGTTTCGATCACAGACCAGAATGTAGCCCTCAATTTTGGGGAAGATCCGCGGCACAGTTCCTTTCCTGAAGATGCATTTAAGTTTCTGAGACAACTCTCCGGTGGAGAAAAGGATCTTATTATTTTAGATCCTCCGGCCTTTGCGAAACATCGTGGGGCTATTAATAACGCATTGCAGGGTTATAAGAAGTTGAACCTGCAAGCATTGCAGAAAATTGCACCAGGTGGTTTCCTTTTCACTTTTTCTTGTTCACAGGTAATCTCCGCCGAACAGTTCAGGTTGGCGGTTTTCAGTGCTGCAGCCATATCGGGCAGGAAAGTGCGTATTTTGCATCAACTTACACAGCCTGCCGATCATCCTATCAATATTTATCATCCGGAAGGAGAGTATCTGAAGGGGTTGGTGCTCCAGGTGGAATGAAAAACTAAACGAAGAATGAAAAATTAAAAGTGAAATAAAGGATAAAGAACAGGAGGGATGAAGATAAAAAAATAGATAGATATTCCATTTAAATCTGTTTAAAACTTCGCTGTTCAATCCTTTCTTAGTTAAATTATATGAAATGTTTGATTTTTATGCTCGGAAAGTATGTTTTATAACACAAAAACGCTTATATTTGCAACGTGTTTTTCATGGTATTAGATTTAAGGTTAACAATGAAGATTGGTTGTCGTGAGACAACCTTTCCTTTTTTATATAGATCCCAGATTTAAAATTCCAAACTTCCTATAATCACATCATCATAGTGCGGTTTCACAAAATATACACTTGTTGAATGGGTAAAATGGCTCCATTATTGTTATTTTTGTAATGAAAATGATTTATATATGGATTTTAGGACAATCATAAATATTCCCGTCTCGGATATACAGATTAATCACTCTTCCCGGATGATGCTTTTCGGTTCCTGCTTTTCTGAAAATATAGGCAGGAAGCTTCAGCAATCTAAATTTCGGGTGGATGTAAATCCTTTTGGTATTTTATACAATCCTTTTTCCATTT
This window of the Proteiniphilum saccharofermentans genome carries:
- a CDS encoding class I SAM-dependent rRNA methyltransferase, with the translated sequence MSSYKEIVLRSGKEASLQRFHPWVFSGAIARKPEDLVEGETVRVLAADGTFLGVGHFQIGSIAVRIMSFVDEPIDAAFYKKSLSNAYRMRSSLNLVRPDNTIFRLVHGEGDCLPGLIVDIYGDTAVIQAHSVGIHRDLELVTNALKQILPTDMVKHIFYKSEGTLPYKAGIFPENSYLSGGEDVDEIAMENGLRFRIDWLKGQKTGFFVDQRENRALLEYYAKGRHVLNMFCYTGGFSVYALRGGAASVMSVDSSAKAVSITDQNVALNFGEDPRHSSFPEDAFKFLRQLSGGEKDLIILDPPAFAKHRGAINNALQGYKKLNLQALQKIAPGGFLFTFSCSQVISAEQFRLAVFSAAAISGRKVRILHQLTQPADHPINIYHPEGEYLKGLVLQVE